A region of Bombus huntii isolate Logan2020A chromosome 15, iyBomHunt1.1, whole genome shotgun sequence DNA encodes the following proteins:
- the LOC126873878 gene encoding protein NATD1-like, with amino-acid sequence MSYVTKLSSLMSLQIKRNKFARLFYAVHHNENRGLFYVKLDDNSRAVLQYKAERKVLDMQVISVPYRYTGRGLARLLTETAFTYVIVNYLYMYLTCEYMQKYYLAIKNPALEEYVVGPPHILEGPDSEPLDPDIIYELPDPEDFLIYSS; translated from the exons ATGAGTTACGTGACCAAGTTATCGTCACTTATGTCATTACAAAtcaaacgaaataaatttgCAAGGTTGTTTTATGCAGTGCATCATAATGAAAACCGAGGTCTTTTCTACGTAAAATTGGATGACAatt CAAGGGCAGTATTACAATACAAAGCTGAGAGGAAGGTTTTAGATATGCAAGTGATTAGTGTACCCTATAGATATACAGGAAGAGGTTTAGCTCGTTTGCTTACAGag ACTGCATTTACATATGTTATtgtgaattatttatatatgtacttgACATGTGAGTACATGCAGAAGTATTATCTTGCAATTAAGAATCCAGCTCTTGAAGAATATGTTGTTGGACCACCGCATATTTTAGAAGGACCTGATTCAGAACCTTTAGACCCTGACATTATATATGAATTACCTGATCCAGAAGATTTTTTGATATATTCttcttaa
- the LOC126873872 gene encoding protein lifeguard 3-like isoform X2 translates to MEENQKAQKFIPGPPQLPPLYKGQKIKTGPYTTTVTDEMVAQRERENEQLYRAWREQQRRRAMAPDDDDSEYMGDFKDDTVRRSFIRKIFCILTIQLLFTSGIIAVFLFVDAARKFMIIHWYMWIIAMICFTISFCTISISERARRNPPFNYIWLTKLTLSMSYLAAFVSVFLEVEVILMALGMTTLITLGIGLIATFSKFDLTMRTGLLMIFGLASIVSIFVIMIVLLFTYIRVLHIIISVIGMILLSMYLYFDVQTIMGGRRIELSPDEVVFATAQIYVDIVLLYQYVLLFMGMMYHR, encoded by the exons ATGGAAGAGAATCAAAAGGCTCAAAAATTTATACCAGGTCCTCCACAACTTCCCCCTTTGTATAAAGGGCAGAAGATAAAAACA GGACCATACACTACTACAGTTACAGATGAAATGGTAGCACAAAGGGAAAGGGAGAACGAACAATTATATAGAGCTTGGCGTGAACAACAACGAAGAAGAGCAATGGCGCCAGATGATGATGATTCAGAATATATGGGCGACTTTAAAGATGACACAGTGAGAAGaagttttattagaaaaattttctGTATATTAACAATTCAATTACTATTTACCTCTGGCATCATTGCAGTCTTTTTGTTTGT GGATGCTGCTAGAAAATTTATGATAATTCATTGGTATATGTGGATTATAGCTAT GATATGCTTCACCATTTCTTTTTGCACTATATCTATATCTGAAAGAGCTAGACGCAATCCACCTTTCAATTATATATGGCTAACTAAATTG aCACTTTCTATGTCATATTTAGCTGCTTTTGTATCAGTCTTTTTAGAAGTTGAAGTAATATTGATGGCATTAGGTATGACAACTTTAATTACATTAGGAATAGGTCTTATCGCAACATTTTCTAAG TTTGATTTGACAATGAGAACAGGACTGTTGATGATCTTTGGACTGGCTTCTattgtttcaatttttgtGATAATGATAGTTCTgctatttacatatataagagtattacatataataatcTCAGTTATAGGAATGATTTTATTATCAATG TACTTGTATTTTGATGTGCAAACAATTATGGGTGGAAGAAGAATAGAATTAAGTCCGGATGAAGTTGTATTTGCAACGGCACAAATTTATGTTGACATAGTACTATTATACCAATACGTGTTATTGTTTATGGGTATGATGTatcatcgataa
- the LOC126873872 gene encoding protein lifeguard 3-like isoform X1 — translation MEENQKAQKFIPGPPQLPPLYKGQKIKTGPYTTTVTDEMVAQRERENEQLYRAWREQQRRRAMAPDDDDSEYMGDFKDDTVRRSFIRKIFCILTIQLLFTSGIIAVFLFVDAARKFMIIHWYMWIIAMICFTISFCTISISERARRNPPFNYIWLTKLTLSMSYLAAFVSVFLEVEVILMALGMTTLITLGIGLIATFSKFDLTMRTGLLMIFGLASIVSIFVIMIVLLFTYIRVLHIIISVIGMILLSMVNIELIYILKILFNFNIIYHTLRKDISNIKGHYYMFSSTCILMCKQLWVEEE, via the exons ATGGAAGAGAATCAAAAGGCTCAAAAATTTATACCAGGTCCTCCACAACTTCCCCCTTTGTATAAAGGGCAGAAGATAAAAACA GGACCATACACTACTACAGTTACAGATGAAATGGTAGCACAAAGGGAAAGGGAGAACGAACAATTATATAGAGCTTGGCGTGAACAACAACGAAGAAGAGCAATGGCGCCAGATGATGATGATTCAGAATATATGGGCGACTTTAAAGATGACACAGTGAGAAGaagttttattagaaaaattttctGTATATTAACAATTCAATTACTATTTACCTCTGGCATCATTGCAGTCTTTTTGTTTGT GGATGCTGCTAGAAAATTTATGATAATTCATTGGTATATGTGGATTATAGCTAT GATATGCTTCACCATTTCTTTTTGCACTATATCTATATCTGAAAGAGCTAGACGCAATCCACCTTTCAATTATATATGGCTAACTAAATTG aCACTTTCTATGTCATATTTAGCTGCTTTTGTATCAGTCTTTTTAGAAGTTGAAGTAATATTGATGGCATTAGGTATGACAACTTTAATTACATTAGGAATAGGTCTTATCGCAACATTTTCTAAG TTTGATTTGACAATGAGAACAGGACTGTTGATGATCTTTGGACTGGCTTCTattgtttcaatttttgtGATAATGATAGTTCTgctatttacatatataagagtattacatataataatcTCAGTTATAGGAATGATTTTATTATCAATGGTtaatatagaattaatatatatattgaaaatattatttaatttcaacatAATATATCATACTCTaagaaaagatatttcaaacaTAAAAGGTCATTATTATATGTTTTCTAGTACTTGTATTTTGATGTGCAAACAATTATGGGTGGAAGAAGAATAG